In the Magnetospirillum sp. WYHS-4 genome, CTGGCCGAGGCCCTGGCCGAGAGGATGAGAGGCGTCGCCAATCCGGCCTTCGACATGCTGGTCTGCCCTCCCTTCACCCTGATCTCGCGGGTGGCCGACGCCGTGGCCGGCACCGCCATCGCGGTGGGCGGCCAGGACTGCCATATGAAGGAAAAGGGCGCTCACACGGGCGACACCAGCGCCTGGGCGCTGAAGGATGCCGGCTGCACCTATGCCATCGTCGGTCATTCCGAGCGGCGCACCGACCACAAGGAGACCGACGCCATGGTCAAGGCCAAGGCTGAAGCGGCCCTGGCCGCCGGCCTGAAGGTGATCGTCTGCATCGGCGAAACCCTGGCCGAACGCGACGCCGGCAAGACCCTGGAAGTCAACCGCAGCCAGTTCCAGGGCTCGCTGCCCGACGGCGCCACCGCCGACAACGTGGTCATCGCCTACGAGCCGGTCTGGGCCATCGGCACCGGCCGCACGGCCTCGCCCGAACAGGCCCAGGAAGTGCACGCCGCCATCCGTGCCGAGATCAAGTCCCGCTTAGGCGAGGCGGTCGCGGCCAAGATGCGTATCCTCTACGGCGGTTCCATGAAGCCCGACAACGCCAAGGAACTGATCGCCAAGCCGGATATCGACGGCGGCCTGATCGGCGGCGCGGCCCTCAAGGCCGAGGACTTCTGGGGCATCGCCCAAAGCTGCTGAAGACGACGATGGCCGGACCCACCCGGGCCCGGCCATCGCCTCTAATAGCGAATTCCGGCACTACTCGTAGTCGGCCGATGTTTCGCCGGTCTTGCGGTTATAGCGGACGACGATCTTCGACGTCGTGCAGAGGTCGAAGTCGTGCCATTCGGCAGTTTCCTTATCGTCGTACACCACCTTCAAGTCCCAGAGGCAGGTCTTGGCGCTCCGCGAGAAGTGAATGTGGACGGAATCGCCGTTGGCGAGAATGTCGCGGCCCAGCACGTCGTTTTGCCAATCGTCGCTGTCGGCCGGCGTGACGTAGACTTCATCGATGGCGTAGCCCGTCTTGTTGACCAGATCGAAGTCCTGCTTGCTCTGGGCGATGGCCGCCGATGCGAAGCCCGCAGCCAGGACGAAAGCCGTCAGGATGATTTTCCGGATCATACTCATTATTCTCCTTGGATAATAAAAACTCGCAGTACTGAACCTAGTCGATCCGAAAGAATTTTGAAACAAAAACTGGAGACCTATTTGTTGAATGTACCCGCGTCCACCGGATTGCCTTGCCTGGAAGCGAATGGTCCAGAGCGTGTCCGTGGTCACTTCCGTCCGGCCGCCGGCACCCGCATAATGGCTCCTTCGGGGCTGGATCGGGGAGGCGGGTATGGCGGAAGGGATGGGTCGCATCGTCGCGGTGACCGGAGCGACGGTGCTGGCGCGGGCCGGCGTGGACGAGTCCTCCGCCTTGGCCCTGCGTATCGGGGGGCTGGTCCGTATCGCGCAGCCGGACGCCGTTGTTTTCGGGGTCGTTAACAGCCTGGCTCTGGAGAATGGCGATGGTGCGGGGATTCGCCTGGAAATCCAACTCTTGGGTGAGGTCGAGGCGGGGAAATCCGCCTTCCGGCGCGGCGTGTCTTTCTTTCCGCGTATCGGCGACGTCGTCGAAGCCGCTCCGGATACCGACATCGCCACCATCTATGCGCCGACCAAGGCGGCCTCGGTTCGCATCGGGACCATACATCAGACTCGCGGCGTTCCCGCCCATGTGCTGACCGACGAACTGCTGGGCAAGCATTTCGCCATCCTGGGCTCCACCGGATCGGGAAAGTCCTGCACTGTGGCGTTGCTGCTGCAAACCATCCTGGAATTCCATCCGGGCGGCCACGTCATCCTGCTCGATCCCCACAACGAGTACGCCCATGCCTTCAAGGAGAAGGCCGAGGCGGTGTCCATCGCCAATCTGCATTTGCCCTACTGGCTGCTGAACTTCGAGGAATTGGTCAAGGTGCTGGCGACCGGCGAGGGAGCGGACCGCGAATCCCAGATCATGATCCTCAAGGAGGCGGTACTGGAGGCCCGCAAGGCGGGCGGCGAGGCGGCGGGCGGTCCCGAGGTGGTGTTGACGGTGGATACTCCCGTGCCCTTCCGTCTCAGCGACCTCAAGCGGCAGATCGATGGCGCCATGGGCAAGTTGGAGAAGCCCGAGGGCGCCCGCCCCTACATGAAGATTCTCAATCGCTTGGACAGCCTGATGGCGGATCGGCGCTTTGCCTTCATGTTTTCCAACCTGCTCGTGCGCGACGTGATGGCCGATCTGCTTTCTCGCCTGCTGCGTATTCCGGTGGCGGGCAAGCCGGTGACCTGCGTCGATTTGTCGGGCGTGCCTTCCGAGATCGTCGACGTGGTGGTTTCGGTGCTGACCCGCATGATCTTCGACTTCGCCATCTGGAGTTCCGAAGAGGTGGAGATGGCGCCCGTCCTCCTGGTCTGCGAGGAAGCCCACCGCTACGCTCCGGAAAACGACGGCAGCGGCTTCGGGCCGACGCGGGCCTCCATCGCCCGCATCGCCAAGGAAGGGCGCAAGTACGGGGTTTCGATCTGTCTGGTCAGCCAGAGGCCGTCCGAACTGTCGGCCACTATCCTGTCCCAGTGTTCGACCCTGTTCGCCCTGCGTCTGGCCAACGAGCAGGATCTGGCCTTCGTGCGCAACGTCCTGCCGGAATCGGCGGGCGGATTCCTCAAGGTATTGCCAGCCCTGCACCCGCAAGAGGCCTTGGCGATGGGCGAGGGGGTCCCTGTCCCCATGCGCATCCGTTTCGATTCCCTTCCCGAGGACCGGCGGCCGAAGAGTCACTCGGCGGCCTATTCGGCGGCGTGGCGGGAAGATCGTCTGGACGGCGAATTCGTCCGCCGGGTCGTACAGAAGTGGCGCCGACAGGTTCGATAGCCGATTAATCGACGGTTACGATTATTTCACATAAAGATATTCATTGGAACGATTTTAAGCCTGGGGTGTAAGCTTTCCGTGTTGGAACTGCCCACAGAGGGAAGCCGCCATGGACACCGTCAAGACCCTGACTTTCGCTTGCGTGCACTTCAGCGTCGCGTTTCTGGTCGGCTACCTGATTACGGGCAGTCTGGCGATGGGGGGGGCGTTGGCTCTGGTGGAGCCCCTGTGCAATACGGTAGCCTATCACTTCCACGAGAAGGCATGGGCGACCGTGACCAAGGAGCGCCGCCGCCAGCCCGTCTCGGCCTGTCCGGTTTGAACAAAGGAAGGGGATCGATACATGAGCGACATCGATATCGGCATCTCGAAAAAGGATCGCAAGGAAATCGGCGAGGGCTTGGCCCGCATGCTGGCGGACACCTATACCGTCTACCTGAAGACCCACAACTTCCACTGGAACGTGACGGGTCCGATGTTCAACACGCTGCACCTGATGTTCGAGCAGCAGTATACCGAGCTATCCCTGGCCGTGGACCTGATCGCCGAACGTATCCGGGCTCTGGATCTGCCGGCGCCCGGCAGCTATGCCGATTTCGGCAAGCTGACGGTCATCAAGGAGGCCAAAGGCGTGCCGGCGGCCGAGGACATGGTCCGCCAGTTGGTCAAGGACCACGAGGCGGTGGTGCGCACGGCGCGTTCCATCTTCGCCAAAGTCGACGAAGCCAACGACCAGCCGAGCGCCGACCTGCTGACACAGCGCATGCAGGTGCACGAAAAGACCGCCTGGATGCTGCGCAGCCTGGTGAGCTGAACCTTAGGAAGAGGCTCGGGGGGCCTGCTTGGCCCCCCTCAGCTTCCGCCGGAACAGCCAGACGAAGAATAGGGCGAAGGCCGGGGCGCCGAGAGTGGCGGCCAGAAGAAGGCCTTCCGACCAACCCAGCCAGAGCGCGATGGGCACGGCGACGATGGCGTCGTCGGGGTCGACGCCGTGGAAATTGCCGATCTCGGCCGCCCGAGCCCCTTCCAGGGCCTCGATACGCAGGACCAGGAAGAGGATCAGCGCTACCGCGCCGCCGGCCAGGATGCCCATGGGAATGGCCCAGGCGCCGTAGCCACCATCCCTGAGCCCGATGCCGAGGCCGACGAAGATCAGGGTATTGCAGAGCGCGTCGGTCAGCAGGTCCAGCTTGTGGCCGAAAGGCGAGGTCTTGCCGGTCAGCCGCGCCAAATCGCCGTCGGCCCGGTCCATCAGCATGGAGAACACGAACAATCCGGCTGCCCAGGAGGGTTCGTTCGCCGCGAGTGCTCCCGCGGCCCCCAGTCCCGCTGCCAGCCGCAGCATGGTCAGGTGGTTCGGGGTGACCGGCGTCATCGCCAGAGGCTTGACGACCGTCACCCGCGCCACGCGATGGAACCAAGTATCGTGGCTCATCCTCCGGCTTTCCGGTAGGGCTTCAGGAAATCCTGGAATCGTCGTGCCACCTCGGAAGGGGCGACGCCTGGTCGGCCCAGCTTGGACATGGAACCTGGGGCGATGCGCATGTGGACCAAGCGTGGCCCGCCCTGGGCCAGGCTGTCCCTGACCGCAATCTCGAAGCCTTCCAGGTCGTCGCAGGAATAGGCGCCGGCATAGCCGCAGGCGCCCGCCACGGCCGCGAAGTCCACCGAGTTGGAGACGGTGGGTTGCCCGCCGGTGGAGTCGTAGGTGCCGTTATCCAATACGACATGCACCAGATTGGCGGAACCGTAGACGCCGACGGTCGCCATGGCACCCATCTTCATCAGGGCGGCGCCGTCGCCGTCCAGCGCGATGACCGGCGATGTCACGTTCATCGCCACCCCCAGGGCCATGGGTGCCACGCAGCCCATGGAGCCGATCTGGTAGAGATGCTGGGGTCGGTCGGCGATGGTGAACAACTCGCGGGTGCATTTGCCGGTGGCCGTGATGATGCCGGCATCGTCGGGAACGAAGGAGAGCAGCCGCTCCATGGTCCGGTAGCGGCTGGGCCGCTCGCCGCCCTTCGCCAGATCGCGGGTAACGCCGGGGGAATGGGGCGGCATGGGCTCGCCATCCAGGTTCTCCTCGGCCACGTCGCCGTCTTCCATGACGAAGGCGAAGGGCAGGCCGGTTTCGTCCATGGAAGCCTGTGCCGCCGCGAGGGCGGGCGCCACGTCGGCCTGGGACTTGGGAAAGGGACGGTGCGGCACCCGGATGACGTCCAGCAGGGCCGGAGTGATTTCGCCCATCAACTGGTGTTGGGGCTCGTCCTTGACGCCGGGCCCGCCGCGCCAGGTGACGATCAGCATGGATGGAATGCGGAAGGGATGGTTCAGCGAGGTCAGCGGATTGACCGCGTTGCCCAGTCCCGAGTTCTGGCAGATGACCGCCGACTTGCGTCCGGCCAGCCAAGCTCCGGCGGCGATGGCCACCGCCTCACCCTCGCTGGCGGCGGCGACGTAGCGTAGTTCGCGGTCGCTGATCACCCGGTTGATGACGGGCGTGAGGAACGAGCAGGGCACGCCCGAGAAGAAGGTGAATCCGGCCGCCTTGGCCGGCCCGAGGAAGTCGTCGGCACGGATCATCGCTGCCCTCTCGCCTAAAGGAATTCGCCGGCCTGGATGAGGTCGGTGGCGGTATCCACGTCCATCCACTGGCCGGTCACGTAAAGGACGCGCACGGCGTGGCCCCGGGCCGCCAGGCGCGAGAAGACGTCGAGCAGGCTGGCCTTGGCCAAGCTGCCGTCGGCTTTCATGGCGTCCAACTCGGCGCGCAGCAGTTCCGCACCCTTGGCGCTGAAGCGGGCCAGGCCCATCCATTCGCCGCAGATTTCCCCGTCGGGCAGATCGTTGCCCATGCGGGCGAGCGTCACCGGCGAGTCCTCCAGGTAGTCGGTGGAGAAGGGGCGCGAGCAGGACACGTAGTCGCGCACCTCGTCCGGCGTCACCTTGCGCTGGCGCCAGAGCGCGTCCACGGTGACCACGATGTCGCCATCGGCGGCCCGGAGGCGGTCCAGGATGTAGTGACGGAACAGGATGTCGCCGTAGGCCACCACCACCTCGCCGTTGAGCGCAGGTTGAGCGCAGGCCAGGCTGGCGGCCTCGCCGGTCCCGGCGTAGTCGTCGTTGTCCACGGCGCGGATGCCGGGCAGGTTGACCATGTCCTTGTGGTAGCCGCGCACCACGGTGATGTCGCGCAGGCCGCCTTCCTTCAAGGTCGCCACCAGGCGGCGCAACAGGGGCTGGCCGCGCACGTCGATCATGCACTTGGGGCGATCTTCGGTCAGCTTGCCCAGCGCCGCCCCACGGGAAGCCGCCAGCACCACCGCCTTCGGCACTTCGCGCGGCGAAGGCAGGTAGCGCTTCTCGGCATCGGCCAGTTCCTCGTCGCCGGTCAGGCGGAAGACGTCTTCCAGGGTGGCGACGTTGGGCTCCACGGCCAGCAGGCTTTCTTCGCGCTGGATGCGCCGGCTGGTCTCGCGCATGGCGGAAATGGCGGCGCGCAGGTTGTGATTGGCCCAGATGACCAGAGAGATTCCCGCCTCGCGGAAGGTATCTGTGGGGGTCTGGTAGTACTTGGTAGGGACGATGACCACCGGCGCCCGGTCGCCGAATTCCCTGCGGAAGGCGAGGATTTCGTCGGCGGTGCGCTGCTTGGAATGGATCAGGATGGCGTCGGCCCCGGCTTCCCGGTAGGCGATGGCGCGCCGCAGGGCCTCGTCCATGCCCCAGCCGGAGATCAGGGCCTCGACGCGGGCCACGACGCTGAAATCGGGGTCCGTCTGGCTGTCCTTGGCGGCCTTGATCTTGCCGCAGAATTCTTCCATGTCGGCCAAAGGCTGGTTTTCGCCGATGAAGGAATTGGTCTTGGGAAACAGCTTGTCCTCGATGCAGATGCCGGCCACCTGGCGCTGGCAGAGCTTCTTGACCACCCGGCGGGCGTTGTTGAAGTTGCCGTAGCCGGTATCGCCGTCCACCAGGATGGGGATCGAGGTGGCGTCCGACATGAATTCCAGCATTTCCAGGACCTGGGTCCAGGAGGCCTCGTTGTTGTCGCGCACGCCCAGGGCGGCCGACAGCGACAGGCCGGAGCCCCAGATGCCCTTGAACCCGGCCTCCTCGACGATCTTGGCCGAGATGCCGTCGTGGGCTTCCATGATGAATTCCAGTTCCGCCGATTCCAGCATGCGGCGAAACTGCCCGGCCTTGGTCAAAGGCTGCGATACGGCCGGAAATGCCGTCGACATGTATGCGCGTCCCCGAAGTGGCGAAAACCTTGGCCCGCCCTCCCAGCCGGGCGAACCGCGGCCCATATATTACAATTCCGAAGCGGGGTCCACCGTCATGAACGGGACGGTGCCAGCAGGCGCTCCAGGTCCTTGGGATCGTCGCTCACTACCCGGATTCCGTAGCGGTCGGCGTCGAAGTCGCGGCCGACATGGACCACCTCGCGCCGCCCGCCGCCCTCGGTCGGGCCGGTGACGTGGTATTCCACCCGGCGCCCGAACAGGCCGGAAGTCAGCTCGACCCGGTCGAGGGCGTAGGCGGGGCCGCCTTCGGGGGCGAAGGTGGCCTCCTCCACCGCCATCTTGAGGCCGCTTTCCCGGTCGAAGTCGCTGCTCATGAACTTGTGCTTGACGCCCGCCCAGAGAACTTCGAGGGCGTCGAACAGAACGTTGGCTTCGACCGGCATGGCATCATTATCCTTGTCGTTGTTACCACTTCTGCAAGGCCGAACCCAGTTCGCCGGCGATCTGGTCCAGGAAGGCCTGGGTGTTGAGCCAGGGCTGGTCGGGGCCGATCAGGATCGCCAGGTCCTTGGTCATGAATCCTTTTTCCACCGTATCGACGCAGACCTTTTCCAGGGTCTCGGCGAAGCGCACCACGTCGGGGGTGCCGTCAAACTGGCCGCGGTAGGCCAAGCCCCGGGTCCAGGCGAAGATGGAGGCGATGGGGTTGGTCGATGTCTCCTTGCCCTGCTGGTGGGCCCGGAAGTGGCGGGTCACGGTGCCGTGGGCCGCCTCGGCCTCGATGGTCTTGCCGTCGGGAGTCATGAGAACCGAGGTCATCAGGCCCAGCGAGCCGAAACCCTGCGCCACGCTGTCCGATTGCACGTCGCCGTCGTAGTTCTTGCAGGCCCAGACGAAGCCGCCCGACCACTTCATGGCGCAGGCCACCATGTCGTCGATCAGGCGATGTTCGTAGACGATGCCCCTTTCCTGGAAACGGGCCTTGAACTCGGCCTCGTAGACTTCCTGGAAGATGTCCTTGAAGCGGCCGTCGTAGGCTTTCAGGATGGTGTTCTTGGTCGACAGGTAGACCGGCCAGCCGAGGCCCAGTCCGTAGTTCATGCAAGCCTGGGCGAAGCCGCGGATCGATTCGTCCAGGTTGTACATGGACAGCGCGCAGCCGGCGCCGGGGAAGTCGAAGACCTCGTGCTCGATGGTCTTGGAGCCATCGGCGGCGGTCCATTTGACCACCA is a window encoding:
- the aepY gene encoding phosphonopyruvate decarboxylase, with the protein product MIRADDFLGPAKAAGFTFFSGVPCSFLTPVINRVISDRELRYVAAASEGEAVAIAAGAWLAGRKSAVICQNSGLGNAVNPLTSLNHPFRIPSMLIVTWRGGPGVKDEPQHQLMGEITPALLDVIRVPHRPFPKSQADVAPALAAAQASMDETGLPFAFVMEDGDVAEENLDGEPMPPHSPGVTRDLAKGGERPSRYRTMERLLSFVPDDAGIITATGKCTRELFTIADRPQHLYQIGSMGCVAPMALGVAMNVTSPVIALDGDGAALMKMGAMATVGVYGSANLVHVVLDNGTYDSTGGQPTVSNSVDFAAVAGACGYAGAYSCDDLEGFEIAVRDSLAQGGPRLVHMRIAPGSMSKLGRPGVAPSEVARRFQDFLKPYRKAGG
- the tpiA gene encoding triose-phosphate isomerase, yielding MTKPRRPLIAGNWKMNGLSADGTALAEALAERMRGVANPAFDMLVCPPFTLISRVADAVAGTAIAVGGQDCHMKEKGAHTGDTSAWALKDAGCTYAIVGHSERRTDHKETDAMVKAKAEAALAAGLKVIVCIGETLAERDAGKTLEVNRSQFQGSLPDGATADNVVIAYEPVWAIGTGRTASPEQAQEVHAAIRAEIKSRLGEAVAAKMRILYGGSMKPDNAKELIAKPDIDGGLIGGAALKAEDFWGIAQSC
- a CDS encoding NADP-dependent isocitrate dehydrogenase, with amino-acid sequence MAKIKVKNPVVDLDGDEMTRIIWAFIKDKLVLPYLDIDIKYYDLGIQKRDETEDRITVDSAKAIQQYGVGIKCATITPDEARVKEFNLRKMWKSPNGTIRNILGGTVFRQPIICKNVPRLVPGWTQPIVIGRHAFGDQYKATDFLVPGAGKLVVKWTAADGSKTIEHEVFDFPGAGCALSMYNLDESIRGFAQACMNYGLGLGWPVYLSTKNTILKAYDGRFKDIFQEVYEAEFKARFQERGIVYEHRLIDDMVACAMKWSGGFVWACKNYDGDVQSDSVAQGFGSLGLMTSVLMTPDGKTIEAEAAHGTVTRHFRAHQQGKETSTNPIASIFAWTRGLAYRGQFDGTPDVVRFAETLEKVCVDTVEKGFMTKDLAILIGPDQPWLNTQAFLDQIAGELGSALQKW
- a CDS encoding CDP-alcohol phosphatidyltransferase family protein; this translates as MSHDTWFHRVARVTVVKPLAMTPVTPNHLTMLRLAAGLGAAGALAANEPSWAAGLFVFSMLMDRADGDLARLTGKTSPFGHKLDLLTDALCNTLIFVGLGIGLRDGGYGAWAIPMGILAGGAVALILFLVLRIEALEGARAAEIGNFHGVDPDDAIVAVPIALWLGWSEGLLLAATLGAPAFALFFVWLFRRKLRGAKQAPRASS
- a CDS encoding DUF87 domain-containing protein; its protein translation is MAEGMGRIVAVTGATVLARAGVDESSALALRIGGLVRIAQPDAVVFGVVNSLALENGDGAGIRLEIQLLGEVEAGKSAFRRGVSFFPRIGDVVEAAPDTDIATIYAPTKAASVRIGTIHQTRGVPAHVLTDELLGKHFAILGSTGSGKSCTVALLLQTILEFHPGGHVILLDPHNEYAHAFKEKAEAVSIANLHLPYWLLNFEELVKVLATGEGADRESQIMILKEAVLEARKAGGEAAGGPEVVLTVDTPVPFRLSDLKRQIDGAMGKLEKPEGARPYMKILNRLDSLMADRRFAFMFSNLLVRDVMADLLSRLLRIPVAGKPVTCVDLSGVPSEIVDVVVSVLTRMIFDFAIWSSEEVEMAPVLLVCEEAHRYAPENDGSGFGPTRASIARIAKEGRKYGVSICLVSQRPSELSATILSQCSTLFALRLANEQDLAFVRNVLPESAGGFLKVLPALHPQEALAMGEGVPVPMRIRFDSLPEDRRPKSHSAAYSAAWREDRLDGEFVRRVVQKWRRQVR
- a CDS encoding DNA starvation/stationary phase protection protein, translated to MSDIDIGISKKDRKEIGEGLARMLADTYTVYLKTHNFHWNVTGPMFNTLHLMFEQQYTELSLAVDLIAERIRALDLPAPGSYADFGKLTVIKEAKGVPAAEDMVRQLVKDHEAVVRTARSIFAKVDEANDQPSADLLTQRMQVHEKTAWMLRSLVS
- the aepX gene encoding phosphoenolpyruvate mutase; amino-acid sequence: MSTAFPAVSQPLTKAGQFRRMLESAELEFIMEAHDGISAKIVEEAGFKGIWGSGLSLSAALGVRDNNEASWTQVLEMLEFMSDATSIPILVDGDTGYGNFNNARRVVKKLCQRQVAGICIEDKLFPKTNSFIGENQPLADMEEFCGKIKAAKDSQTDPDFSVVARVEALISGWGMDEALRRAIAYREAGADAILIHSKQRTADEILAFRREFGDRAPVVIVPTKYYQTPTDTFREAGISLVIWANHNLRAAISAMRETSRRIQREESLLAVEPNVATLEDVFRLTGDEELADAEKRYLPSPREVPKAVVLAASRGAALGKLTEDRPKCMIDVRGQPLLRRLVATLKEGGLRDITVVRGYHKDMVNLPGIRAVDNDDYAGTGEAASLACAQPALNGEVVVAYGDILFRHYILDRLRAADGDIVVTVDALWRQRKVTPDEVRDYVSCSRPFSTDYLEDSPVTLARMGNDLPDGEICGEWMGLARFSAKGAELLRAELDAMKADGSLAKASLLDVFSRLAARGHAVRVLYVTGQWMDVDTATDLIQAGEFL
- a CDS encoding DUF2061 domain-containing protein; this encodes MDTVKTLTFACVHFSVAFLVGYLITGSLAMGGALALVEPLCNTVAYHFHEKAWATVTKERRRQPVSACPV